From Sporolactobacillus pectinivorans:
AAACATGAATAATCAGAATCAAGCATAAAGTGATTTCAGGTCAACAAAACAAGCGTTATGTTATAAAGAAAGCTTGGTAAAGTCAAGCCTATGGCGCAGGCTGAGCCTTAGTTGTATTTAGCTTTAATTCTTTAAATTTTTATACTTTTTTAAAGTGTAAAAAAAGCTCCGCACGGTCAAGCATGCGAAGCATTGATAAAGTATTTGTATATATCAGAGACAGCTTTATCTTTTATCAGACATTTACCGTACTCTTCCAGACGATAAACGGTCATTGTTGACGTATTTCCAAACTCTGCAAGCAATGCAATCAGTGTTTCAAGATCAGCATCGTCGCCAAGCTTTTCTTCGTCAAAATATAAATAATATTTATGATCAAGCAGATAAAGGCTGCCATTCCTTATGCCCAGATCATGAAGCGTTTTTGAAAGCGTGATGATATCCTCAAACTGATTAAACTGATAAAGTACATCCTGACTCTCATCCATAGTGACTTGCATTTGAATAAAATCGTCATCTTCAAAAGCATCTTCACTTTCTGAATCCTCTGTGGATCTGCCCCTGGATACAATGACAACCATTCCCTGGGCGGGTAGTGAAAATATCTCGACATCGATAGGACCGTTTGCCTCAAAACCGAGTTCATCGCCGGCTTCAAGCATCATATCGCGAAAAAGCTGCTCTACTCTAGGCAAGTCGTGCCACATGTCTTCTTTGGAAATACCACGTTCTTTAAGATCATCGAAAGTCAGAAATATTTTGA
This genomic window contains:
- a CDS encoding genetic competence negative regulator; its protein translation is MRLERLNGDRIKIFLTFDDLKERGISKEDMWHDLPRVEQLFRDMMLEAGDELGFEANGPIDVEIFSLPAQGMVVIVSRGRSTEDSESEDAFEDDDFIQMQVTMDESQDVLYQFNQFEDIITLSKTLHDLGIRNGSLYLLDHKYYLYFDEEKLGDDADLETLIALLAEFGNTSTMTVYRLEEYGKCLIKDKAVSDIYKYFINASHA